Below is a window of Prosthecobacter algae DNA.
AGGCTTCTTTGGCAGCGCGGCTAGAGATGTCACGCGGAGCCAGGTTGCCGAAGCTCGGGTACTTGCGCTCCAGGTAGTAGTCTCGGTCTGCTTCAGGAATCTGATGCGGGGGCTTGCCGATATCGGCCGACTTCTTGGGCACCCAGACACGGCCATCATTGCGGAGGGACTCTGACATCAGGGTCAGCTTGCTCTGGTAGTCGCCACTGACGGGGATGCAGGTCGGGTGAATCTGCGTGTAGCAAGGGTTGGCAAAGTAGGCCCCCTTTTTGTGGGCGCGCCACGTGGCCGTGACGTTGCTGCCCATGGCATTGGTGGAGAGGTAAAAAACATTGCCATAACCACCGGTGCAAAGCAGCACGGTGTCACCGGAGTGAGCTTCGATCTTTCCGCTGACGAGGTCGCGAGTGATGATCCCTTTGGCGTGGCCATCCACCACCACCAGTTCCAGCATTTCCATGCGGGAGTACATTTTCACGCCACCGCGGGCGATCTCTTTGTTCAAGGCCGAATAGGCACCTAGCAGGAGCTGCTGCCCGGTCTGGCCACGGGCATAGAAGGTACGGCTGACCTGGGCACCGCCAAAGGAGCGGTTCGCCAGTCCACCACCGTATTCACGGGCAAAGGGCACGCCTTGGGCGGCACATTGATCGATGATGTTGACGCTTTCTTCAGCCAGACGATGGACGTTGGCTTCACGGGCGCGGAAGTCGCCGCCTTTGACCGTGTCATAAAACAAACGGTGGACGCTGTCGCCGTCGTTCTGGTAGTTCTTCGCGGCGTTGATCCCGCCCTGGGCGGCGATGGAGTGGGCGCGGCGGGGGCTGTCCTGGAAGCAGAAGCATTTCACCTGATACCCCAGTTCGGACAGGGTGGCTGCGGCGGAAGCTCCAGCGAGGCCCGTGCCGACGACCAGCACGGTGTATTTGCGCTTGTTCTTCGGGTTGATGAGCTTGGAGTCCTGCTTGTGCTTGGACCACTTTTCAGCCATCGGGCCGGAGGGAATCTTGGAGTCGAGAGGCATGGCGGGGAAGGGAAGAGAACGGGTGCGCGTGGGGTGGGTGCCGAAAAGATTATCTGCCGTAGCCAAAAACGAGGATGGCGATCGGGATGGAACAGTTGCCAACCAAGATTAGCAGGGCGAAGGCGGTGCCAAGCTTCTGAAAGAGCGGCCAAGTTCGGTGGGTGGCGAGGCCCAGCGTCTGGAAAATGCTTGCGACGCCGTGGCTGAGGTGGCTGCAGAGCAGCAGCATGGCCACGATGTAAAAGGCGGATGCGGGCCACCAGGAAAAGCCGTCGATGACCATCTTGTAGACGTTGTGCACCTGCTCACCATGGAGTTCGGTGCTGTAGAGGGCGGGGTTGTTGTACTCATTGCCCACACGCACGGTGAAATGCATGATGTGATAAACGATGAAGGCCAGGATGGTGAGGCCACTGAAGATCATCGTGCGGGAGGCCGTGCTGGAGACCTTGTGGGCTTCCTTGCCGTAGCGATCCTTTCGGGCGGCACGATTAGCTCGGGTGAGCTGGATGGTGGCCACGATGTGGATCAGCACGGCGGCCAGCAGTCCCAGTCGCGCGATCCAGACTCCGGCTCCATGCAGGGATGTCTGCAGCATGTGGCCGTATTCATTGATTGCATCCGGTCCTGCAAAGACCAGGAGATTCCCAATCATATGCCCCAGAATAAAAACGACGAGCATCAGGCCCGTCAGGGCGACAAGGAATTTCTTGCCAATGGAGGAGCTGTAAAATCGGGATAAAGAGTCTAAAACGGCGCTCATGGGTGGTGTGTTTTCACCTTGGCAATACGCGCCATCCGTGCAAGCCGCACATCAAAAATTCCGCACTTCTTATCTTGCGAAAGGATGTCAATATCCTGTCATCCGGCTGTTTTTCAGTGAATGGGTATGGATGCTCACATAAAAGTATCCAATTCAGGCACTTTCCTTTCGCCGCTCCGAGTCCATTTTCAGACATGGCCCTGCTGAATGAGGAAGCGCTGCAAAAGCGCCTGACCAAGCTGCGAATCCGCGAGGAGGATTTGCAGGAGGAATTTGTGCGTGGCAGTGGTCCAGGTGGCCAGAAGATCAACAAGACTTCCTCCACCGTCGTGCTTCGCCACCTCCCCAGCGGCCTGGAGGTGCGCTGCCAGCGCGAACGGTCCCAGGTCATGAATCGGCATTGGGCTCGGGTGGAACTTTGCGACCGGCTGGAGACCGCCCTGGCTGAAGCTAAACTGGCGCTGCAAAACGAACGGGAAAAAGTTCGCCGTCAGAACCGACCTCGGCCTCGGGGTTTGAAGAACCGCATCCTGAAAGAGAAGAAAACGCGGTCTGGCGTGAAGAAGAATCGCGGGCGTGTGAGCGGTGATGACTGAACGAAGCAAGCTGGTTTAAACCAAGATTCCTTCGTGCAGCCTCAGCGTACGCCCCATCCTTTCGGCCTGGGCAGGATGGTGGGTGACCATGACGAGGGTGGTGCCGGTGGTCTGCTGCAGTTCCAAAAGCAGGGAGGTCAAAGACTCCGCGTTCTTTTCATCGAGGGCACCGGTGGGCTCGTCGGCGAGGATGAGCTTGGGCTGGTTGATCAGTGCCCGGACAACGGCGACACGCTGGCGTTCGCCGCCTGAAAGCTGGGCCGGTTTCCACCCCAGCCGATCCTGAAGACCCACTGCCTTTAATAGGGCTTCTGCGCGCTGCTGCAAGGTGGCGGCATCTGGCTTTGCCTTCAGGGCCAGTGTGGGCAGCAACACGTTTTCCAGCACCGTGCACTGGGGCATGAGGTGGTGAAGCTGGAAGATGAAACCGATCTTTTCACTGCGCAGTGCGGCCAGTTGAGCCGGTGTGCAGCCGGCGATGGAGGTGCTGTCAAAGGTGTAATCACCCTGATCCGGCACATCTAGGGTGCCAAGGATGTTGAGCAGGGTGCTTTTCCCACAGCCTGAGGGGCCGACGATGGCCACAGACTCGCCTGCCGTGATGCTCAGGGACACATCGCGCAGCACTGGCACCTCATTGCCGCTGCCGGGCTCACGATAAGATTTCGAAAGGTGACTCAGGGTGATCAAAGACATGATGGGTGAGGGTAGAAGCGCGCGGCAGGGGTGGAAAGAGGAAACGTCTGAAAAGCCGGATGGATAGCAGCCACTTTTTCAGGCCCCATCCATGCCGTGGCCTTGACGGTAAGCGGTGGGCGTCATGCCGGTATGGCGGCGAAACCAGGCGGTGAAATGCGGCGGATGCCGGAAGCCGAGCGCAAAGCCGA
It encodes the following:
- a CDS encoding peptide chain release factor-like protein, which encodes MALLNEEALQKRLTKLRIREEDLQEEFVRGSGPGGQKINKTSSTVVLRHLPSGLEVRCQRERSQVMNRHWARVELCDRLETALAEAKLALQNEREKVRRQNRPRPRGLKNRILKEKKTRSGVKKNRGRVSGDD
- a CDS encoding ABC transporter ATP-binding protein → MITLSHLSKSYREPGSGNEVPVLRDVSLSITAGESVAIVGPSGCGKSTLLNILGTLDVPDQGDYTFDSTSIAGCTPAQLAALRSEKIGFIFQLHHLMPQCTVLENVLLPTLALKAKPDAATLQQRAEALLKAVGLQDRLGWKPAQLSGGERQRVAVVRALINQPKLILADEPTGALDEKNAESLTSLLLELQQTTGTTLVMVTHHPAQAERMGRTLRLHEGILV
- a CDS encoding fumarate reductase/succinate dehydrogenase flavoprotein subunit, with translation MPLDSKIPSGPMAEKWSKHKQDSKLINPKNKRKYTVLVVGTGLAGASAAATLSELGYQVKCFCFQDSPRRAHSIAAQGGINAAKNYQNDGDSVHRLFYDTVKGGDFRAREANVHRLAEESVNIIDQCAAQGVPFAREYGGGLANRSFGGAQVSRTFYARGQTGQQLLLGAYSALNKEIARGGVKMYSRMEMLELVVVDGHAKGIITRDLVSGKIEAHSGDTVLLCTGGYGNVFYLSTNAMGSNVTATWRAHKKGAYFANPCYTQIHPTCIPVSGDYQSKLTLMSESLRNDGRVWVPKKSADIGKPPHQIPEADRDYYLERKYPSFGNLAPRDISSRAAKEACDDGRGVGPGGRGVYLDFAEAIGQYGQKTIAERYGNLFEMYQRITGESAYSQPMRIYPAVHYTMGGLWVDYNLMSNLPGLHVLGEANFSDHGANRLGASALMQGLADGYFVIPTTIAPYLVTQSPGSVTTSHPEFQKALEDCQSRTNRLLNIKGKRSVDSFHRELGLLVWDKCGMARDKAGLAEALKRIPELREEFWNNVTVPGSGIAANPELEKAGRVADFMEFAELLCLDASDREESCGGHFRTEHQYPDGEAKRDDENYCYAAAWEYTGDFSKPILNKEQLTFEEVHLSVRSYK
- a CDS encoding succinate dehydrogenase cytochrome b subunit — protein: MSAVLDSLSRFYSSSIGKKFLVALTGLMLVVFILGHMIGNLLVFAGPDAINEYGHMLQTSLHGAGVWIARLGLLAAVLIHIVATIQLTRANRAARKDRYGKEAHKVSSTASRTMIFSGLTILAFIVYHIMHFTVRVGNEYNNPALYSTELHGEQVHNVYKMVIDGFSWWPASAFYIVAMLLLCSHLSHGVASIFQTLGLATHRTWPLFQKLGTAFALLILVGNCSIPIAILVFGYGR